A portion of the Pagrus major chromosome 8, Pma_NU_1.0 genome contains these proteins:
- the drd4a gene encoding dopamine receptor D4a yields MVANLSAAVENPGEAARGHNLPALLIGVLLIVVIICGNLLVCLSVFTEKALKTTTNYFIVSLAVADLMLAVLVLPLFVYSEFQDGVWTLSTTICDGLMTMDVMLCTASIFNLCAISIDRFIAVLIPLNYNRKHVDMRQIVLLSATWILALAVASPVMFGINNVPGRDPTECKLENDDYVLYSSVCSFFIPCPIMLLLYCGMFRGLRRWEEARKAKLRNSIQACRKLQEAAASLPPLASLPPPLPPIIEREPTDTQDEPSTIPSPDRAFPSGNYKDGPVPTVSFAEIKFNPDPRRRKTAKINSRERKAMKVLPVVVGAFLFCWTPFFVLHTMRARCQGCHVPPALMSVVTWLGYVNSALNPVIYTVFNTEFRNFFKKFLHRCCSKSAG; encoded by the exons ATGGTAGCCAACCTGAGCGCGGCGGTGGAGAACCCGGGGGAGGCGGCGAGGGGACACAACCTGCCCGCCCTGCTGATCGGGGTGCTGCTGATCGTGGTGATCATCTGCGGGAACCTGCTGGTGTGTCTGAGCGTGTTCACGGAGAAGGCGCTGAAGACCACCACCAACTACTTCATCGTCAGTTTGGCGGTGGCGGATCTGATGCTGGCGGTGCTCGTACTGCCGCTCTTCGTCTATTCCGAG TTCCAGGATGGCGTGTGGACCCTCAGCACCACCATCTGTGACGGTCTGATGACCATGGATGTGATGCTGTGCACCGCCTCCATCTTCAACCTCTGTGCCATCAGCATCGACAG gTTCATTGCCGTGTTAATCCCTTTGAACTACAACAGGAAGCACGTGGACATGCGGCAGATAGTGTTGCTGTCAGCCACGTGGATCCTGGCCCTGGCCGTGGCCTCTCCTGTCATGTTTGGCATCAACAATGTGCCAGGTCGAGACCCCACTGAGTGCAAACTAGAGAACGACGACTATGTCCTGTACTCGTCCGTGTGCTCCTTCTTCATCCCCTGTCCCATCATGCTGCTGCTATACTGCGGCATGTTCCGCGGCCTGAGGCGCTGGGAGGAGGCGCGCAAAGCCAAGCTGAGGAACAGCATCCAGGCCTGCCGCAAGCTGCAGGAAGCCGCCGCATCACTGCCGCCACTGGCCTCACTGCCGCCGCCACTGCCGCCCATCATAGAGAGGGAGCCAACGGATACTCAGGATGAGCCATCCACCATTCCATCCCCAGACAGAGCCTTTCCCTCAGGAAATTACAAAGATGGTCCAGTGCCGACGGTCAGCTTTGCAGAGATCAAGTTCAACCCCGATCCTCGCAGGAGGAAGACGGCCAAGATCAACAGCCGGGAGCGGAAGGCCATGAAGGTGCTTCCTGTCGTTGTGG GTGCCTTCCTGTTCTGCTGGACTCCGTTCTTTGTCCTCCACACGATGCGAGCTCGCTGTCAGGGCTGCCATGTCCCCCCGGCCCTGATGAGCGTGGTGACGTGGCTCGGCTACGTCAACAGCGCTCTCAACCCCGTCATCTACACCGTCTTCAACACAGAGTTCAGGAACTTTTTCAAAAAGTTCCTGCATCGCTGCTGCTCCAAGAGTGCCGGATGA
- the LOC141000988 gene encoding cytosolic 5'-nucleotidase 1A produces MVSTIQNTDVKQKDADRAVVVAVTCRAVFESGADDGDDIYGGGVAFPLLQALQRVNERLLEESPAESLLFDVILITTDSQQQQQSSRITSSTRHYGLEVSRFCFSSQEDFTESLLKNNVQIFLTTDRDEVLLASQNGVLSALLDQQLALCPSEQLRVMISGDAVIRPDTDPMPGGQQAAQSFSAQLGQMRQKFGVLDSPLSIVLVTLHGGRESCGNALRTLRSRGVSVDEAYCLAGAPRGPILSVLRSHFLLCDGVSGLEE; encoded by the exons ATGGTTTCCACGATCCAGAACACCGACGTGAAGCAG AAGGATGCTGATCGTGCAGTGGTCGTCGCAGTAACGTGTCGTGCAGTGTTTGAATCTGGTGCTGATGATGGAGATGACATATACGGCGGGGGCGTGGCTTTCCCACTGCTGCAG GCGCTGCAGAGAGTGAATGAACGTCTGTTGGAGGAAAGTCCTGCTGAGTCGCTGCTGTTTGATGTCATCCTGATCACCACCGacagccaacagcagcagcagagctcccgcatcaccagcagcaccagACATTACG GTCTCGAAGTCAGCAGGTTCTGTTTTTCCAGCCAGGAAGATTTCACCGAGAGTTTACTGAAAAATAATGTGCAGATCTTCCTGACGACAGACAGAGATGAGGTGCTACTGGCATCACAAAACG GTGTTCTCTCAGCACTGCTGGATCAGCAGTTAGCTTTATGTCcatcagagcagctcagagtAATGATCAGTGGAGACGCCGTCATCCGGCCTGACACTGATCCAATGCCGGGAGGCCAACAGGCTGCTCAG AGTTTCTCGGCTCAGCTTGGCCAGATGCGGCAGAAGTTCGGCGTCTTGGACAGCCCTCTCAGTATCGTCCTGGTGACGTTGCATGGCGGCAGGGAGAGCTGTGGCAACGCCTTGCGGACGCTGCGTTCCCGTGGAGTGAGTGTGGATGAGGCTTACTGCCTGGCCGGGGCCCCACGGGGCCCCATCCTGTCCGTGCTCCgatctcacttcctgctctgtgacGGCGTCAGCGGCCTGGAGGAGTGA